The following proteins are encoded in a genomic region of Drosophila suzukii chromosome 4, CBGP_Dsuzu_IsoJpt1.0, whole genome shotgun sequence:
- the LOC139353312 gene encoding uncharacterized protein produces the protein MGMLPAVSSQRKTTRTISDELSIGEPQDSTSTSSLIAKAEMENTLASIGRTKIGRLLWYRTIARMLGDFLQHQTEQPRSQFGSHFLKVQYAYWDSEREIP, from the exons ATGGGCATGCTGCCGGCCGtgtcctcgcaaagaaa AACCACCAGAacgatctccgacgagctctccattgGGGAACCACAagactccacctccaccagctcTTTGATAGCTAAAGCGGAGATGGAGAACACGCttgcttctatagggaggacgAAAATAGGGCGCCTGCTATGGTACAGAACCattgccaggatgctgggcgacttcctgcagcatcagaCGGAACAACCCCGTTCCCAATTCGGCTCTCACTTTCTtaaggtccaatatgcctattgggaTTCGGAGAGAGAGATTCCGTGA